The proteins below are encoded in one region of Deltaproteobacteria bacterium:
- a CDS encoding response regulator, whose product MRGRGGGRPRRRKHAAPVPRRRGARTPVRAAGAVRGRGRGPRRRGRAGALAEGPLCVGRSPILARGVHREQRIVTACPVEFERLGRIVRAETEDLSRRGAFVRTEELLPVGDVVELTITLPVDHRVRVISRVAHLLAPSAARALGRRPGMGFEFLEQDNEGREHLLSYLEDVLEQVTPPPQEVPRSIRVLIADPSHRLLDRLQTGLSEDGYLVSTARSGAEAYARMQHEAPDVLVAEADMPDTDGWTLAKMVLSRPGLDHVPIVLMSENMDDMRRLRAYRMGVRDVLHKPFTEEELSIRLRRLALPQREPPRAMLHGHLAQIGLPTLLSLLEFERKSGILVVLRDDQIARLFIAGGRVVKLEGPTPHGTPRDRLFSVLDWDDGNFEFVACEVVGADEIDLPTAAVLLEHARLRDEAARDR is encoded by the coding sequence GTGCGAGGCCGCGGGGGCGGGCGGCCGCGGCGGCGCAAACACGCGGCGCCGGTGCCGCGGCGGCGCGGCGCGCGGACGCCGGTGCGGGCCGCCGGCGCGGTGCGAGGCCGCGGGCGCGGGCCGCGCCGGCGGGGACGCGCGGGCGCGCTCGCCGAAGGACCCCTGTGCGTCGGGCGATCCCCTATACTGGCCCGAGGGGTGCATCGCGAGCAGCGCATCGTGACGGCGTGTCCGGTCGAGTTCGAGCGGCTCGGCCGGATCGTCCGCGCGGAGACCGAAGACCTCAGCCGCCGCGGTGCGTTCGTGCGCACGGAGGAGCTGTTGCCGGTCGGCGACGTCGTCGAACTCACGATCACGTTGCCGGTCGACCACCGCGTGCGGGTGATCTCGCGGGTCGCACACCTGCTGGCCCCGTCGGCCGCCCGCGCGCTCGGCCGCCGTCCCGGCATGGGGTTCGAGTTTCTCGAGCAGGACAACGAGGGGCGCGAGCATCTGCTGAGCTATCTCGAGGACGTGCTCGAGCAGGTCACGCCGCCGCCGCAGGAGGTGCCGCGCTCCATCCGCGTGCTCATCGCCGACCCCAGCCACCGGCTACTCGACCGGTTGCAGACCGGGCTGTCGGAGGACGGCTACCTCGTGTCGACGGCGCGGTCCGGCGCCGAGGCCTACGCGCGCATGCAACACGAGGCGCCGGACGTGCTGGTCGCCGAGGCCGACATGCCGGACACCGACGGCTGGACCCTCGCCAAGATGGTGTTGTCGCGGCCGGGCCTCGACCACGTGCCGATCGTGTTGATGTCCGAGAACATGGACGACATGCGGCGGCTGCGCGCCTACCGCATGGGCGTGCGCGACGTGCTGCACAAGCCGTTTACCGAAGAGGAGTTGAGCATCCGCCTGCGGCGGCTCGCGCTGCCGCAGCGCGAGCCGCCGCGCGCGATGCTGCACGGCCACCTCGCGCAGATCGGCCTGCCGACGCTGCTGTCGCTGCTCGAGTTCGAGCGCAAGTCGGGCATCCTCGTGGTGCTGCGCGACGACCAGATCGCGCGGCTGTTCATCGCGGGCGGTCGCGTCGTGAAACTCGAGGGGCCGACGCCGCACGGGACGCCGCGCGACCGGCTGTTTTCGGTGCTCGACTGGGACGACGGCAACTTCGAGTTCGTCGCGTGCGAGGTGGTTGGCGCCGACGAGATCGACCTGCCGACCGCGGCGGTCTTGCTCGAGCACGCGCGCCTGCGCGACGAAGCCGCGCGGGATCGCTGA